TTCTGATCCTTGCATAAAGCTCCACTGTGAACATCCTTCCAGCCTCCCGATGCCATTCAATAACATCGAGACAGCCTACAGGACCGGTACACTTTTGACCCGCCATTTTCTGCCAGATCTTTGCCGGTTCAGTGGTACACTTTACGCCCACGATTTATAGCCAAGACGAGATTCGTCGCTCACTCTCGGAATGACACCAAAAATAAAGTGCCAGCATCGCGAAAGCGTCTGGTCTCTAGAAATAGTTACTTACGCAGCCCCAGCTCGCGCTGCGCTTCGAAGAGCGGCGCCGTGTCGGCGACTTCGCTCAGTGGAACCTGCCGGGCGATGTTCATCGATTTGCGCAGACCGTCGAGCACCACGCGCATGCCCTCTTCGGGAATGCTGCCATCGGCGCTGAAAACATTCACCGCGGAATCGTAACCGGCTTCGGCGAATTCCTGCTTCGACTTGGCCCAATTGACTAGCACTTGAATCGTGCCTTCGCGGTTTTTCAAAATATAATTGTTCGCCTTGAGCATCGCCCGCAGCACCCGCTTCACCTCGTCGGGCCGCTCGGATAATTTTTTCATGCCGGTGGCCAGGCCGTTGTACGGGAAGCGGAAAATATCGCCGGTGCGGCTGATGATGTTGAAGCCCATCCGTTTGGCTTCGAAATCCACCGGCGGCGCGACAATCATCACGTCGATGACGCCTTCTTTTAACGCGGTCAAACGAGCGGCATCGGAACCGAGGGCCAAAAGTTTGATCTCGGTCTCGGGATCGATGCCGTAGTGTTTGACCACCATGCGCGCGATGATATCGGGCGTCGAGCCGTAGGAGCCGACGCCGATGGTTTTACCTTTCACTTCTCGAACGGTTTTGATGTCCGCTCGGCTCACCAACGACAAGGGCGTGCGGTCGAGTGAACAGGCGATCATTTTTACCCGCGCACCTTTCAAGTTGGCGACGATGGTCGAGCCGATCAAAGTTGAATAATCGACATCGGCGCTGACCAACGCCATGGTCGCGACGTTGGGATTCATGCGAATGATTTCCGCGTCGATGCCTTCCTGTTTGAAAAAACCGCGGGTTTGCGCAACGCCGACGGTGAGATTGGAAATATTATAATTCGACACGCCGATCCTGACTTTGTCGGCGGCGTGAACATCGGCCGCGAACAAGATGGCGAACAAAATCAGGACAATCATTCTCACCCGCATCAAAAACCTCCGCTTGGATAGTGGTTCAATTTAATTTCAACGAAGTGTCTTTGTAGAGGCAGACCCCCGTGTCTGCCCTCTGGGACGGGCGACCACAGGGGGCCGCCCCTACATACGATGTTCCTTGGCAACCGTGGCACCAGATTATAATTGAGCTAAGCATCAATGAATTTTTATACTCGCACGGTTGTCGAAAGCAAAGCCCAAATTGGCTAGAGTGGTTTCATGGCCGACAACGATCTGCAAGAATATCTCGCGCGCTTGGAAGCCGCCGGCAAACTGCACTGGATCGAACAGCGCGTCGATCCATGCTGGGAAGTCGCCGCGATCACGCGCCACACCTTCGACCGTTACGGTTGGAACGAGCGGCCGGCGCTGGGCTTTCGCCAGGTCGGAGATTGTCAGTTTCCGCTGGTGATCGGCGTCATCGGCGGCTCGCCGGCGATCTACGCCCACGCGCTTTCCACGACTGTCGAAAAAATTCCCCAAGTCTGGGAGAACGCCCAGCGCCATCCCATCGATCCCGTCATCGTGCCAAGCGGTCTGTGCAAAGAGATTGTCCAGCGCGGCGCCGACATCGACGTATTGTCATTGCCGCAAGTGGTTTGGACACCGAGCCAAGATCCCGGACCCTACATCACCGCGCCGGTGATCGTCACCAAAGATCTCGAAACCGGCCGGCGCAATGTCGGGACCTATCGAATTCAGATGAAGGGCAAGCAGCATGTCGGTCTCTACGTCGGCGGCGCCCAGCACGCGGCCAGACATATCCGCCAGTACGAAGCGGCGAAACAAGACATGCCGATCGCCATCGCCATCGGCATGGACCCGACCATCGTGCTTTGTTCGATCAGCAAGTTTCCCTACGGCACCGATGAGTTTTCCATCGCCGGCGGCATGCGCGGCGAGCCGGTACCGCTGGTGCAATGCGAGACCGTCGACCTGCAAGTGCCGGCCAACGCCGAGATCGTTCTCGAAGGCGTGCTGCGCGCCGGTTATCGCGAAGCGGAAGGACCGTTCGGTGAATTTTCCGGTTACATGAGTCCGGGCGGTCAACAGCCGGTGATCGACATCACCTGCATCACGCGGCGGCGCGCGCCGGTCTATCATTCATTTTTAAGTCAAATGCCGCCCAGCGAATCGAGCTGCATCCGCAGTCTCAGCCGCTCCGCCGGATTGTTTCACCACCTGCGCAACGTGCTCGGCCTGCCGGTAAAAGACGTTCACTTCACCGAAGCCGGGGGCGCTAGCGGTATGTTGGTGATCGCGATGAAAAAAGAATATCCCGAACAAGTGAAAGAAGTCGCCTGGGGCGCCTGGTCGCTGATGAACAAGGAAGGCAAATTCACCGTGGTGGTCGACGACGATATCGACGTGCGTAGTCCATTCCAAGTCGAATGGGCCATGGGCTTTCGCGCTCAACCGGCGCGCGACAGTTTCATCGTCGACGGCGTCGTGCCCTCCGGCGTCGATCCATCGACTGCCGCGGCGGATATTCCCCAACACGACCCGCGCCGGCGCTCCGGCAGCAAAATGTTGATCGACGCCACGCGCAAGCACGCCTACCCACCCGCCGCGCGCGTGCCAAAAGAATTTATCGACAAGGCGAAGAATAAATGGTCCGAGTACGGTTTTACAAAATAATGACAATGCCATTGACTCACCACGGAGAACGCGGAGGACACGGAGGTCGGAAAAATTATTACCAGATACTTCGTGCGCTCCGTGTCCTCCGTGGTGAAAATACTTTCGCCGTTATCCTCGCGATTGCCGCATTCATGGCGGTCATCCCCGCCGCCCACGCCGCCGACAAAGTCCGCATTTCTTTAACCAGCTACAACCTAAGTTTTCTCTCAGCCGGCGTGGCGGCGAAGAAAGGCATCTTCAAAGAAGAAGGTTTGGACGTCGAGGTCATCCGCATGAACGCCAACGTGGCGATGTCGGCATTGATCGCCGGCGAATGCGACTACACGATGATCTTCGCGTCGGTCATCCGTGCCGCCATGCGCGGCATTCCTCTCAAAGTCGTCGCCGTGCTGATCGACAGCCCGCCCTACGCTTTCATCGCTCGGCCGGAAATCAACGCCTTA
This window of the Deltaproteobacteria bacterium genome carries:
- a CDS encoding ABC transporter substrate-binding protein, translating into MRVRMIVLILFAILFAADVHAADKVRIGVSNYNISNLTVGVAQTRGFFKQEGIDAEIIRMNPNVATMALVSADVDYSTLIGSTIVANLKGARVKMIACSLDRTPLSLVSRADIKTVREVKGKTIGVGSYGSTPDIIARMVVKHYGIDPETEIKLLALGSDAARLTALKEGVIDVMIVAPPVDFEAKRMGFNIISRTGDIFRFPYNGLATGMKKLSERPDEVKRVLRAMLKANNYILKNREGTIQVLVNWAKSKQEFAEAGYDSAVNVFSADGSIPEEGMRVVLDGLRKSMNIARQVPLSEVADTAPLFEAQRELGLRK
- a CDS encoding UbiD family decarboxylase, which gives rise to MADNDLQEYLARLEAAGKLHWIEQRVDPCWEVAAITRHTFDRYGWNERPALGFRQVGDCQFPLVIGVIGGSPAIYAHALSTTVEKIPQVWENAQRHPIDPVIVPSGLCKEIVQRGADIDVLSLPQVVWTPSQDPGPYITAPVIVTKDLETGRRNVGTYRIQMKGKQHVGLYVGGAQHAARHIRQYEAAKQDMPIAIAIGMDPTIVLCSISKFPYGTDEFSIAGGMRGEPVPLVQCETVDLQVPANAEIVLEGVLRAGYREAEGPFGEFSGYMSPGGQQPVIDITCITRRRAPVYHSFLSQMPPSESSCIRSLSRSAGLFHHLRNVLGLPVKDVHFTEAGGASGMLVIAMKKEYPEQVKEVAWGAWSLMNKEGKFTVVVDDDIDVRSPFQVEWAMGFRAQPARDSFIVDGVVPSGVDPSTAAADIPQHDPRRRSGSKMLIDATRKHAYPPAARVPKEFIDKAKNKWSEYGFTK